A window of Ammospiza caudacuta isolate bAmmCau1 chromosome 13, bAmmCau1.pri, whole genome shotgun sequence genomic DNA:
ACCTGGAGctccgccgggccgggccgggccgggccgggctgccccagcacccccgGACCTGCCCCGGCACCGGTACCTGCCCCTGCCGGTGTCCGCCCTGCCCCGCGAGCGGGCTCTGCTCGCACCTCCCGTGGGAGGACCGGGCAGGCGGGGTGGGCCCGACACGGCCCGGAGCCGCAGATGGGCCAGAGCAGAACCGCGCCGCTTTCCCGGGGAGCGTGCGGGGCCCGGTGCGGGGCCCGGTGCGGGGTGTGCGGGGCCCGGTGCGGGGCGTGCGGGGTGTGCGGGGCCCGGTGCGGGGTGTGCGGGGCCCGGTGCGGGGTGTGCGGGGCCTGGTGCGGGGTGTGCGGGGCCCGGTGCGGGGCGTGCGGGGTGTGCGGGGCCTGGTGCGGGGTGTGCGGGGCCCGGTGCGGGGCCTGGTGCGGGGTGTGCGGGGCCCGGTGCGGGGTGTGCGGGGTGTGCGGGGCCCGGTGCGGGGTGTGCGGAGCCCGGTGCGGGGCGTACGCAGTGTGCGGGGCCTGGTGCGGGGTGTGCGGGGCCCGGTGCGGGGTGTGCGGGGCGTGCGGGGTGTGCGGGGCCCGGTGCGGGGTGTGCGGAGCCCGGTGCGGGGCGTACGCAGTGTGCGGGGCCTGGTGCGGGGCGTGCGGGGCCCGGTGCGGGGTGTGCGGAGCGTGCGGGGCCCGGTGCGGGGTGTGCGGAGGGCGTGCGGAGCCCGGGGCGGGGTGTGCGGAGGGCGTGCGGAGCCCGGGGCGGGGTGTGCGGGGCCTGGTGCGGGGTGTGCGGGGTGTGCGGAGCCCGCGGAGCCCGGGGCGGGGTGTGCGGGGCCCGGTGCGGGGCGTACGCAGTGTGCGGGACCCGGTGCGGGGCGTGCGGGGCCCGGGGCGGGCCGCGGTGTGCGGGGTGTGCGGGGCGAGCGGGGCGAGCGCGGTGTGCGGGGCCCGGTGCGCGGTGTGCGGGGCCCGGTGCGCGGTGTGCGGGGTGTGCGGGGCCCGGTGCGCGGTGTGCGGGGTGTGCGGGGCCCGGTGCGCGGTGTGCGGGGTGTGCGGGGCGAGCGGGGCCCGGGGTGTGGCGTGCGGGGTGTGCGGGCCCCGGGCCAGCGCCCAGGGATGTGGGAGGCAGCAGCCTGCCGGCACTCTGTTTGCACAGCATCTCCTGCCAATAACTGCACAAGGCTACAATATTTAGcttttcaataaatatttaaattttgcttctttgcttatttatttttttttttaaagaacaaacaGTAAATTCTGTTGAGTTTTTTATTAGTTAAGATTATGTGATGCTTTGGAAACATTAATGCACTTAGTATTGCAATAACTTGATGACTTCCTGTGACTTTGCGGGTGCTCTTGGGGAGCCCATGTGCTAAAACTTGGGTTGGAACTATGTCCTGGAAAATGTGGGGCAGGATCTGAACTTGTAAGAAGCCaaacaaaacctgaattttaattcttatttttgtAGGTAGGATAACCTTGCCAAAGAGGAAAGGAATTTGGACAGACTTAACATCCAGCCTGTGCAGCTTCCATGAGCTGGACGCTAAAATGAAGAGAGAGTTTATTCATTCCCATCGCAGCACAGCCCACCAGAATTAAAGGACATTTTAACCTACAAGGGAGATTGGGTCAAAGACTTCCCAACCTGCCTACATAGAGAAGGCTGTTCAATTCCTCTGGCTACCAAGTCTCCACATTTCTGAGTTGGATGTGAAGAGTAAAGGGAGTCTGGCAGGAATCGGGAGGCGTCCAAGTCAGCGTAAGAGACAGCACCAGGTAGAGGCTTGATTCctttttcttaatattcttGCAGTATGCAGTATAGAcattctttcttctcctccccTTGAACTTTTGTTGATTTCCTCTTCTCCACATCCGTGGAGCCTCTGTAGTTGTACTTGTGGAGCAGGTGGCATGGTTGGAATATCGGAGCGGTGTGTATTAGAGTGAAACCTACAGACAGAAATAGAAAGTAAATGGGAGATGAATTGATcagaggaaaggcagaggaTGGAGGGGATAAAGTAAAGGCAAGGAGAGAGACAAGTAATACCTTGCCTGTGTGCTAtggtaatttattatttttatatggtGCCCGGGGTGTGCAGTATCTGTTTTACTGAACAAATAGAAGAGTTCTCAGCCCCAAACAGCCAACGTATTAATTTATTGTGTGACAGCCTGACAAAATGAGCAGCCAGGCCAGTGTGACGAGGAATAATTTAGTGCTTGTGGAGCATCAGTAACTTTACTACTGGTACCCTCACTTGTGTATGGCATCTGATGGAGGTCTCGTTTGTTTGTAAGGACTTACTGTACAAGAAAAATTTCCCTTTCAGGGGAAATCTGACATGGGGGGTGTCTTAGCGCATGGgacagggctctgtgtggaggAGCAAAGAGGCCGCCAGGTCAGAACCCTGGGAGGGGAGGGCTGAGGACctgagcccaggctggcacagggcgagcagcacaaaccccagagcggggtgtgcagggacacacacagggcagcCAGACGTGGGCAGAAGTGCAGGAAGGGACTGGGCAGGGAAAGCTGGAGTGTTTGCTGGGAGCAGTCTCCATCTGCAGTTTCTGGGACAGCAAGGAGATGACCTGAACCAACAGGCTGCGCTGGGGAGGCTCCAGTGCAAACCTGCCGTGACTGCGGCACCGGGGGAGCCAGAGCTGAGTTGTTTTCCAACAGTTATTGCCACTTAAATTGCAGTTTTATTCCAAAAGCAAATTCCAAAGTTTTATGTCCATAAAGGTTTAGACATAAACAAGAAagaagtcaggaaagtggtatGTACTGTGTAAACAGTCTCGCTTTATAATTAATGCTGGAGATCAGGGAGCAGGAATGGCTGTGCATGTGTGGTCATTCAGATTTACTGTTGCTCTGATTAAAACCTAGTTGGGCAATAATTTTATGCCCAGGtaggggcaggaggagagcaggatgCCCCCAAGCAACCCATAAATAGTGTGGTGAAGACAAAGCGTTTATTACTTAGCTTCACAAAGGCTCCCTAAGTGCTCTCCCAGGGTATATATACTCATACCCCAGATGCCAATTCTGCAAATTAGCATTATTTCTCAAAATCCCGTGTAAATAGAAGTCATTTAAATACTTGATTTCATGAGACAGAATCACCCATGGAAATGTCGgtctcttttcctccctttagTGGGGTGAGCAGAGATTTTCACTGCCTGGgttttcatttctcttggaatACTTTCACTGATGGCAGAACCTGGCAGGGTCTGGGATCCATACAGGACTCGGTCTCAGGATTCTGTCCCATCTCAGTGCCTCATGCTGGTGTAAAAGCAACTCCGGGGCAAAAACTTTACTATTTATCACTGAAATGTACTATTTTGAATCTTCTATCTAGCAGTTTAAATTACTGTGCCAAAAGTGGTTTCATTGCTAAGACACACAGGGAATTAAAGGGATTTGAGATTCTGTCAAAGTACCATTGGGATGTCCCTTTTTTGTAATTAGAGAAGCCACCAGTGAGTTTAGCTTAGGCTTTGCTGATGGGCTGTTGTTTTGTCATTGGGCATCCTGCCACAATAACTTGTTCAGATTTTAGAAACTTTCACAAttattttaatccatttttgTATGAGATTCCATGCAAAAACAGGTACCTTAGTTAACAGAGTAATAGTAAAACAGGTTGAGAAAGACCCATAAAATCATTTTTACATAATGAAACAATTTTCCTAGATATAACATAACATATTAAAAGGTAAATATTTCATGATTTTCCAGGGGTA
This region includes:
- the LOC131563356 gene encoding proteoglycan 4-like — translated: MRLWPLALPGHWGSQGRDRPGRCPGREPPETRASPALLPGSKGLRAARPARPAPPPAPAVPGCCRLFPAVYLAAPAGGRADITAAPPPSVRPSVPRPSPARAHAGPGAAHPPGCHVAAACWPGATMLPLLAAGALCPGLRLAGRPGGPGHQGRRRRCSPLRGLLRQPAAELLCGCFLGAIGQGAKKGGETMSLERLPGQARAEAQPGLKLPLTSPSPDSPCRGVINRFTLIHTAPIFQPCHLLHKYNYRGSTDVEKRKSTKVQGEEKKECLYCILVPAGCCLPHPWALARGPHTPHATPRAPLAPHTPHTAHRAPHTPHTAHRAPHTPHTAHRAPHTAHRAPHTALAPLAPHTPHTAARPGPRTPRTGSRTLRTPRTGPRTPRPGLRGLRTPRTPRTRPRTPRPGLRTPSAHPAPGSARPPHTPHRAPHAPHTPHRAPHAPHQAPHTAYAPHRAPHTPHRAPHTPHAPHTPHRAPHTPHQAPHTAYAPHRAPHTPHRAPHTPHTPHRAPHTPHQAPHRAPHTPHQAPHTPHAPHRAPHTPHQAPHTPHRAPHTPHRAPHTPHAPHRAPHTPHRAPHRAPHAPRESGAVLLWPICGSGPCRAHPACPVLPREVRAEPARGAGRTPAGAGTGAGAGPGVLGQPGPARPGPAELQVYLYPPFGF